In Arachis hypogaea cultivar Tifrunner chromosome 2, arahy.Tifrunner.gnm2.J5K5, whole genome shotgun sequence, a genomic segment contains:
- the LOC112722847 gene encoding receptor-like protein kinase FERONIA has protein sequence MGLLRGMCCFYKSNISRETNPSNPTLASTKQLFSNQRLVSTKQPSSVIKELCHHFSLAELQSSTNNFNHSSIIGEGGFGVVYKGHLKQSSAAIAVKRCKKESFFGFSEFKNEVVLLSQLHHPNLMPLVGFCVERNELVLVYEYMSNGSLFDHIHHNKIIKDPLPWKLRLKICIGVARGLHYLHTGLKYAIIHRHIKSRNIVLDHNWEPKISGLFLSKRGPYSMSKSLIRVNSRVMSTCGYSDPEYAATGDLTEKSDVYLFGIVLLEVFSAMSPMDLIKEHLKHKYLVKSYAEEIVDPFLKSKIDPSCWNLFVDIAHRCLVVDGRERSDMGEVEVELEHALQLQEEADSKYEPNANS, from the coding sequence ATGGGTTTGCTTCGAGGCATGTGTTGTTTCTATAAGTCAAATATCTCTAGAGAAACAAACCCTTCTAATCCAACCCTCGCCTCAACAAaacaactcttttcaaatcaaaGACTTGTCTCAACAAAACAACCATCATCCGTAATAAAAGAACTTTGCCACCACTTTTCACTTGCTGAGTTACAATCATCAACAAATAACTTCAACCATTCTTCCATAATCGGAGAAGGCGGATTTGGCGTTGTTTACAAAGGTCATTTGAAACAAAGCTCCGCCGCAATCGCCGTCAAGCGATGCAAAAAAGAATCATTCTTCGGTTTCTCAGAGTTTAAGAACGAGGTTGTCTTGCTCTCACAACTACACCACCCAAATCTCATGCCATTAGTTGGATTTTGTGTCGAAAGAAACGAGTTAGTTCTTGTTTATGAATACATGTCTAATGGATCCCTTTTTGATCATATTCatcataataaaattataaaggatCCACTCCCATGGAAACTTAGGCTTAAGATTTGCATTGGAGTAGCGCGTGGACTACACTATCTTCACACAGGACTCAAGTATGCAATCATACACCGTCACATTAAATCGCGCAACATTGTTTTAGATCATAACTGGGAACCGAAAATTTCGGGGTTGTTCTTGTCCAAAAGAGGTCCATATAGCATGTCAAAATCATTGATTAGAGTTAATTCGAGAGTAATGTCAACATGTGGATATAGTGATCCAGAATATGCAGCAACCGGTGATTTAACTGAAAAATCGGATGTGTATTTATTTGGTATAGTTCTATTAGAAGTTTTTAGTGCTATGTCACCAATGGATCTTATTAAGGAACATTTGAAACATAAGTATTTGGTGAAGTCATATGCAGAGGAAATTGTTGATCCGTTTCTGAAGTCAAAGATTGATCCAAGTTGTTGGAATTTGTTTGTTGACATTGCTCATCGATGTTTGGTTGTTGATGGAAGAGAGAGGTCAGATATGGGTGAAGTGGAAGTGGAGCTTGAACATGCATTGCAATTGCAAGAGGAAGCTGACTCCAAATATGAGCCGAATGCCAATTCCTAA